One genomic segment of Ignavibacteriales bacterium includes these proteins:
- the murF gene encoding UDP-N-acetylmuramoyl-tripeptide--D-alanyl-D-alanine ligase, whose amino-acid sequence MNLKQSDILKIEHESAFNFESIEVRSFSGVSTDSRTVKTDELFIALRGEMFDGHQFVVDAFNAGAACAVIDTFADRRKYLNKPVLVVKDSLKAFGELASLYRDKFQIPIIAIAGSNGKTTTKEMTAKVLGEKYTVLSTVGNLNNQIGVPQTLFRLKRKHEIAVIEIGTNHFGEIKYLCDILKPTHGVITNIGSEHLEFFKTTEGIARAEGELFDYLKDKSKAFINTDDPHINKNADKVTDKIFFGFNDSAADVLGKMKSVDSAGCVTFSVKHRKKKEFSIKLSVPGMHTMKNALSAAAIGLEFGVPETKIAKALNHFRSVNKRMEILKFGTVTIINDTYNANSDSMISALETVDAIKCKGKKILILGDMLELGDSAINEHKKIGKAVTQNKFDYLLTYGDMSKFIHDNSSVKLKYHYDQKNILAEFASELISKGDLILVKGSRGMKMEDVVIFLSERLKRGRV is encoded by the coding sequence ATGAATCTTAAGCAAAGCGACATATTGAAAATTGAACATGAATCGGCGTTCAACTTCGAATCAATAGAAGTTCGATCATTCAGCGGTGTCTCAACAGATTCGCGCACGGTGAAAACGGATGAATTGTTCATCGCCTTGAGAGGCGAGATGTTCGACGGACATCAATTCGTTGTTGATGCGTTCAATGCGGGTGCTGCATGTGCAGTCATCGATACATTTGCAGACAGGCGTAAATATTTGAATAAACCTGTTCTTGTCGTGAAAGATTCATTAAAAGCATTTGGTGAGCTGGCATCTTTATACCGTGATAAATTTCAGATACCGATAATCGCCATTGCGGGAAGTAATGGTAAAACGACAACAAAAGAAATGACAGCCAAAGTGCTCGGGGAAAAATATACAGTTCTTAGCACAGTGGGAAATTTAAACAACCAGATCGGTGTCCCGCAGACGTTGTTCCGGTTGAAAAGGAAGCACGAGATAGCCGTGATTGAGATCGGTACAAATCACTTCGGTGAGATAAAATATTTATGCGATATTTTAAAACCGACTCATGGCGTGATTACAAATATCGGGTCGGAACATCTTGAATTTTTCAAAACCACTGAAGGCATTGCTCGCGCCGAGGGTGAACTTTTTGATTATCTGAAAGATAAATCGAAGGCATTTATTAATACTGATGATCCTCATATAAACAAGAATGCGGACAAAGTAACGGATAAAATATTCTTCGGTTTCAATGATTCTGCCGCCGATGTTTTAGGCAAGATGAAAAGTGTTGATTCGGCCGGGTGCGTAACTTTCAGCGTGAAGCATAGAAAGAAAAAAGAATTTAGTATAAAACTTTCGGTGCCGGGTATGCATACAATGAAGAATGCTCTTTCGGCGGCTGCTATAGGTTTGGAATTTGGTGTTCCCGAGACGAAAATTGCCAAAGCGCTAAATCATTTTCGTAGCGTGAATAAAAGAATGGAAATCTTAAAATTCGGGACTGTTACAATAATCAACGATACATATAACGCTAACTCCGATTCGATGATCTCGGCATTAGAAACTGTTGATGCTATTAAATGTAAAGGTAAAAAAATATTAATTCTTGGCGATATGCTCGAGCTCGGAGATTCGGCGATAAACGAACACAAAAAAATCGGTAAAGCTGTAACGCAAAATAAATTCGATTATCTTTTAACTTATGGAGATATGTCAAAGTTTATTCACGATAATTCATCCGTGAAATTGAAATATCATTACGATCAAAAAAACATATTAGCCGAATTCGCATCGGAGTTAATTTCAAAAGGCGATCTGATCCTGGTGAAAGGATCCCGCGGAATGAAAATGGAAGATGTTGTCATATTTCTCTCAGAAAGATTAAAGAGAGGAAGAGTGTAA